In Pongo abelii isolate AG06213 chromosome 5, NHGRI_mPonAbe1-v2.0_pri, whole genome shotgun sequence, a single genomic region encodes these proteins:
- the LOC112133748 gene encoding histone H4 produces MSGRGKGGKGLGKGGAKRHRKVLRDNIQGITKPAIRRLARRGGVKRISGLIYEETRGVLKVFLENVIRDAVTYTEHAKRKTVTAMDVVYALKRQGRTLYGFGG; encoded by the coding sequence ATGTCAGGACGCGGCAAAGGAGGTAAGGGCCTGGGGAAAGGGGGTGCCAAGCGCCACCGCAAGGTGCTGCGCGACAACATCCAGGGCATCACCAAGCCAGCCATTCGGCGCCTTGCTCGCCGCGGCGGCGTGAAGCGCATCTCTGGCCTCATCTATGAGGAGACCCGCGGGGTGCTGAAGGTGTTCTTGGAGAACGTGATCCGGGACGCCGTGACCTACACGGAGCACGCCAAGCGCAAGACGGTCACCGCCATGGACGTGGTCTACGCACTCAAACGTCAGGGCCGCACCCTCTATGGCTTCGGCGGCTAA
- the LOC100456589 gene encoding histone H2B type 1-K, producing the protein MPEPAKSAPAPKKGSKKAVTKAQKKDGKKRKRSRKESYSVYVYKVLKQVHPDTGISSKAMGIMNSFVNDIFERIAGEASRLAHYNKRSTITSREIQTAVRLLLPGELAKHAVSEGTKAVTKYTSAK; encoded by the coding sequence ATGCCGGAGCCAGCAAAATCCGCTCCCGCGCCCAAGAAGGGCTCGAAGAAAGCCGTGACTAAGGCGCAGAAGAAGGATGGCAAGAAGCGCAAGCGTAGCCGCAAGGAGAGCTACTCCGTATACGTGTACAAGGTGCTGAAGCAGGTCCATCCCGACACCGGCATCTCCTCTAAGGCCATGGGGATCATGAACTCCTTCGTCAACGACATCTTCGAGCGCATCGCGGGTGAGGCTTCCCGCCTGGCGCATTACAACAAGCGTTCGACCATCACCTCAAGGGAGATCCAGACTGCCGTGCGCCTGCTGCTGCCCGGGGAGTTGGCCAAACACGCCGTGTCCGAGGGCACCAAGGCCGTCACCAAGTACACCAGCGCTAAGTAA
- the LOC100457330 gene encoding histone H2A type 1-H, translating to MSGRGKQGGKARAKAKTRSSRAGLQFPVGRVHRLLRKGNYAERVGAGAPVYLAAVLEYLTAEILELAGNAARDNKKTRIIPRHLQLAIRNDEELNKLLGKVTIAQGGVLPNIQAVLLPKKTESHHKAK from the coding sequence ATGTCTGGACGTGGTAAGCAAGGCGGCAAAGCTCGTGCCAAGGCCAAGACCCGCTCTTCTCGGGCTGGGCTTCAGTTCCCCGTGGGCCGAGTGCACCGCCTGCTCCGCAAGGGTAATTATGCCGAGCGGGTTGGGGCCGGCGCACCAGTGTACCTCGCTGCGGTGCTGGAGTACTTGACCGCTGAGATCTTAGAGCTGGCTGGCAATGCGGCCCGCGACAACAAGAAGACCCGCATCATCCCGCGTCACCTCCAATTGGCCATCCGCAACGATGAGGAGCTCAACAAGCTGCTGGGCAAAGTCACCATCGCGCAGGGTGGTGTCTTGCCCAATATCCAGGCCGTGCTGCTGCCTAAGAAGACTGAGAGCCACCATAAGGCTAAATAA